A portion of the Salmo trutta chromosome 1, fSalTru1.1, whole genome shotgun sequence genome contains these proteins:
- the LOC115200545 gene encoding myosin-10-like isoform X3, whose protein sequence is MAHRSGQEDPERYLFVDRAVVYNPATQADWTAKKVVWIPSERHGFEAASIKEERGDEVVVELSENGKKAVVNKDDIQKMNPPKFSKVEDMAELTCLNEASVLHNLKDRYYSGLIYTYSGLFCVVINPYKNLPIYSENIIEMYRGKKRHEMPPHIYAISESAYRCMLQDREDQSILCTGESGAGKTENTKKVIQYLAHVASSHKGRKDHNIPPESPKALNKLQGELERQLLQANPILESFGNAKTVKNDNSSRFGKFIRVNFDVTGYIVGANIETYLLEKSRAVRQAKDERTFHVFYQLLAGAGEHLKTDLLLEGFNNYRFLSNGNITIPGQQDKDNFQETMDAMHIMSFSHEEIVCMLKVVSAVLQFGNVVFKKERNTDQASMPENTVAQKLCHLLGLNVMEFTRAILSPRIKVGRDYVQKAQTKEQADFAVEALAKATYERLFRWLVHRINKALDRTKRQGASFIGILDIAGFEIFELNSFEQMCINYTNEKLQQLFNHTMFILEQEEYQREGIEWSFIDFGLDLQPCIDLIERPTNPPGVLALLDEECWFPKATDKTFVDKVLQEQGTHPKFQKPRQLKDKADFCIIHYAGRVDYKADEWLMKNMDPLNDNVATLLNQSTDKFVAELWKDVDRIVGLDQVAGMNETAFGAAYKTKKGMFRTVGQLYKESLTKLMATLRNTNPNFVRCIIPNHEKRAGKLDPHLVLDQLRCNGVLEGIRICRQGFPNRIIFQEFRQRYEILTPNAIPKGFMDGKQACERMIRALELDPNLFRIGQSKIFFRAGVLAHLEEERDLKITDIIIYFQSVCRGYLARKAFAKKQQQLNCLKVLQRNCSAYLKLKHWQWWRLFTKVKPLLQVTRQEEEMQAKDDELVKVKEKQTKVEGELVEMERKHSQLIEEKNILAEQLQAETELFAEAEEMRARLAAKKQELEEILHDLESRVEEEEERTQGLQSEKKKMQSHIQDLEEQLDEEEAARQKLQLEKVTAEAKMKKFEEDILLLEDQNSKFLKEKKLLDDRVNEMMSQLTEEEEKAKNLGKTKNKQEVMMVDLEERLKKEEKTRQELEKAKRKLDGETTDLQDQIAELQAQIEELKVQLAKKEEELQAIQARGDEEVTQKNNALKQVRELQAHLVELQEDLESEKVSRNKAEKLKRDLSEELEALKTELEDTLDTTAAQQELRTKREQEVTELKKAIDEEAKNHEAQIQEMRQRHSTALEELSEQLEQAKRFKVNLEKNKQSTESANKELVSEVKGLQQAKTESEHKKKKLEAQLQEFMARVTEGEKGKGELADRSHKLQTELDSVSALLEDAERKGIKLVKDTAVLESALQDTQELLQEETRQKLNMSSHIRQLEEEKSTLQEQQEEDEVARRNLEKQLCTLQAQLVETKKKLEDDVGMVEGLEEVKRKLQKDMELATLRLEEKGIAFEKMEKTKTRLQQELDDLMVDLDHQRTIVSNLEKKQKKFDQLLAEEKNISARYAEERDKAEAEAREKETKSLSLARALDEALEAKEEFERLNKQLRSEMEDLMSSKDDVGKNVHELEKSKRTLDQQLEEMRTQLEELEDELQATEDAKLRLEVNMQAMKAQYERDLQGRDDQNDEKKRALVKQVREMEAELEDERKQRALAVAAKKKLEMDLMDMMGQIEGANKARDEAIKQLRKLQSQMKDYQRELEDARASRDEIFSQSKENEKKLKSLEAEVLQLHEDLAASERARRHAEQERDELADEISNSTSGKSALMDEKRRLEARIAQLEEELEEEQGNMELLNDRFRKTTMQVDTLTLELVAERGMAQKSENARQQLERQNKDLRAKLGELEGSVKSRFKASITALEAKILQLEEQLEQEAKERAAANKLVRRTEKKLKEVCMQVEDERRHSDQYKEQMEKANSRMKQLKRQLEEAEEEATRANAYRRKLQRELDDATEASEGLSREVNTLKSRLRRGGPISFSSSRSGRRQLQVEGTSLDLLSDDEVENKPTDANANETPAAPQPE, encoded by the exons ATCGCGAAGACCAATCAATCCTTTGCAC AGGCGAGTCGGGTGCCGGCAAGACAGAAAACACCAAAAAGGTCATCCAGTACCTGGCCCACGTCGCCTCGTCACACAAAGGACGCAAAGACCACAACATTCCT CCCGAATCCCCTAAAGCGTTGAACAAGCTCCAG GGCGAGCTGGAACGGCAGCTTCTGCAAGCCAACCCCATCCTTGAATCCTTTGGCAATGCCAAGACGGTGAAAAACGACAACTCGTCACGTTTC GGCAAGTTCATCAGAGTCAACTTTGACGTGACCGGCTACATTGTTGGGGCCAACATCGAGACCT ACCTCCTGGAGAAGTCCAGGGCCGTTCGCCAGGCCAAAGACGAGAGGACCTTCCATGTCTTCTACCAGCTTCTGGCAGGAGCCGGGGAGCACCTCAAAA ctgACCTGCTCCTGGAGGGCTTCAACAACTACCGCTTCCTGTCCAACGGCAACATCACCATCCCTGGCCAGCAGGACAAGGACAACTTCCAGGAGACCATGGATGCCATGCACATCATGAGCTTCTCCCATGAAGAGATCGTAT GCATGCTGAAGGTGGTGTCTGCAGTACTACAGTTTGGTAACGTTGTCTTCAAGAAGGAGAGGAACACAGACCAGGCCTCCATGCCTGAGAACACAG tGGCTCAGAAGCTGTGTCACCTGCTGGGGCTGAATGTGATGGAGTTTACCAGGGCCATTCTGTCCCCCCGCATCAAAGTGGGCCGAGACTACGTCCAGAAGGCCCAGACCAAAGAACAG GCTGACTTTGCAGTGGAAGCCCTGGCCAAGGCCACATATGAGCGTCTGTTCCGCTGGCTCGTCCACCGCATCAACAAGGCCCTGGACAGGACCAAGAGACAGGGAGCCTCCTTCATCGGCATCCTGGACATCGCTGGCTTTGAGATCTTTGAG CTGAACTCATTTGAGCAGATGTGCATCAACTACACCAACGAGAAGCTGCAGCAGCTGTTCAACCACACCATGTTCATCCTGGAGCAGGAGGAGTACCAGAGGGAGGGCATCGAGTGGAGCTTCATCGACTTCGGCCTGGACCTGCAGCCCTGCATCGACCTCATTGAGAGACCG ACCAACCCTCCAGGAGTTCTGGCCCTGTTGGATGAGGAGTGCTGGTTCCCCAAGGCCACTGATAAGACATTTGTAGACAAGGTGCTCCAGGAGCAGGGCACCCACCCCAAGTTCCAGAAACCCCGGCAGCTGAAGGACAAAGCCGATTTCTGCATCATTCACTACGCTGGCAGG gtGGACTACAAGGCTGACGAGTGGCTGATGAAGAACATGGACCCTCTGAACGACAACGTGGCCACGCTGCTCAACCAGTCCACTGACAAGTTTGTGGCTGAGCTCTGGAAGGACG TGGACCGTATCGTGGGTCTGGACCAGGTAGCAGGGATGAACGAGACGGCCTTCGGCGCAGCCTATAAGACCAAGAAGGGCATGTTCCGTACGGTGGGCCAGCTCTACAAGGAGTCTCTCACCAAGCTCATGGCCACTCTGAGGAACACCAACCCCAACTTTGTCCGCTGCATCATCCCCAACCACGAGAAGAGG gcTGGTAAGCTCGACCCCCACCTGGTTCTGGACCAGCTGAGGTGTAATGGTGTTCTGGAGGGGATCCGTATCTGCAGACAGGGCTTCCCCAACCGTATCATCTTCCAGGAGTTCAGACAGAG GTATGAGATCCTCACCCCCAACGCCATCCCCAAGGGCTTCATGGATGGCAAGCAAGCCTGTGAGAGAATG ATCCGAGCCTTGGAGTTGGATCCTAACCTGTTCAGGATTGGTCAGAGTAAGATCTTCTTCAGGGCTGGAGTCTTGGCCcacctggaggaggagagagacctgaagatcactgacatcatcatcTACTTCCAGTCTGTCTGCCGGGGATACCTGGCCCGCAA GGCGTTTGCTAAGAAGCAGCAGCAACTGAATTGTCTGAAGGTGCTTCAGAGGAACTGTTCTGCCTACCTTAAGCTGAAGCATTGGCAGTGGTGGAGACTCTTTACCAAG GTCAAGCCCCTGCTGCAGGTGACcaggcaggaggaggagatgcAGGCCAAGGACGATGAGCTTGTCAAGGTGAAGGAGAAGCAGACCAAGGTGGAGGGAGAactggtggagatggagagaaagcacTCACAG CTGATTGAGGAGAAGAACATCCTAGCAGAGCAGCTGCAGGCTGAGACGGAGCTGTTTGCCGAGGCTGAGGAGATGAGAGCCCGTCTGGCCGCTAAGaagcaggagctggaggagatccTTCATGACCTGGAGTctagagtggaggaggaggaggagaggacccaGGGCCTGCAAAGTGAGAAGAAGAAGATGCAGTCTCACATCCAG GACCTGGAGGAGCAGTTGGATGAGGAGGAGGCTGCCAGGCAGAAGCTGCAGCTGGAAAAGGTGACAGCCGAGGCCAAGATGAAGAAATTTGAGGAGGACATCTTGCTCCTGGAGGACCAGAACTCCAAGTTCCTAAAG GAGAAGAAGCTCCTGGATGACCGTGTGAATGAGATGATGTCCCAGctgactgaggaggaggagaaggccaAGAACCTGGGCAAGACAAAGAACAAGCAGGAGGTGATGATGGTGGACCTGGAAG AGCGTttgaagaaggaggagaagactcGTCAGGAGCTGGAGAAGGCCAAGAGGAAGCTGGATGGAGAGACCACAGACCTGCAGGACCAGATAGCTGAGCTGCAGGCCCAGATAGAGGAGCTCAAGGTGCAGCTGGCCAAGAAGGAGGAGGAGCTGCAGGCTATACAGGccag gggagaCGAGGAGGTGACACAGAAGAACAACGCCCTGAAGCAGGTACGGGAGCTACAGGCCCATTTGGTAGAGCTGCAGGAAGACCTGGAATCAGAGAAGGTCTCCAGGAACAAGGCTGAGAAGCTCAAGAGAGATCTGAGTGAGGAGCTGGAGGCCTTAAAGACTGAGCTGGAGGACACCCTGGACACCACCGCAGCCCAGCAGGAGCTCAGGACCAAGCGTGAGCAGGAGGTGACGGAGCTGAAGAAGGCCATCGACGAGGAGGCCAAGAACCACGAGGCCCAGATCCAGGAGATGAGACAGAGACACTCCACGGCCCTGGAGGAGCTGTCCGAGCAGCTAGAGCAGGCCAAAAGG TTCAAGGTCAACCTGGAGAAGAACAAGCAGAGCACAGAGAGTGCCAACAAGGAGCTGGTCAGTGAGGTAAAGGGGCTGCAGCAGGCCAAGACTGAGTCAGAACACAAGAAGAAGAAGCTAGAGGCCCAGCTCCAGGAGTTCATGGCCCGGgtcacagagggagagaagggcaagGGAGAGCTGGCCGACCGCTCCCACAAACTACAG ACGGAGCTGGATAGTGTGTCTGCTCTGCTGGAAGATGCAGAGAGGAAGGGAATCAAGCTGGTTAAAGACACCGCTGTCCTGGAGAGCGCTTTGCAGGACACACAG gagctTCTCCAGGAAGAGACGCGTCAGAAGCTGAACATGAGCAGTCATATCCGCCAGCTTGAGGAGGAGAAGAGCACCCtgcaggagcagcaggaggaggatgaGGTGGCGCGCAGAAACCTGGAGAAACAGCTGTGCACACTGCAGGCCCAG CTGGTTGAGACCAAGAAGAAGCTGGAGGATGACGTGGGGATGGTGGAGGGTctggaggaggtgaagaggaagCTGCAGAAGGACATGGAGCTGGCCACACTGAGGCTGGAGGAGAAGGGCATCGCCTTTGAGAAGATGGAGAAGACCAAGACCCGCCTGCAGCAGGAGCTGGACGACCTCATGGTGGATCTGGACCACCAGAGAACCATTGTCTCCAACCtggagaagaagcagaagaagttTGACCAG CTGCTGGCTGAGGAGAAGAACATCTCTGCACGCTACGCTGAGGAGAGGGACAAGGCTGAGGCGGAGGCCAgggagaaggagaccaagtcccTGTCTCTGGCCCGGGCTCTGGATGAGGCTCTGGAGGCCAAGGAGGAGTTTGAGAGACTCAACAAGCAGCTGAGGAGTGAGATGGAGGACCTGATGAGCTCCAAGGACGACGTGGGCAAGAAC GTCCATGAGTTGGAGAAGTCCAAGAGGACTCTGGATCAGCAGCTGGAGGAGATGAGGACTCagctggaggagctggaggacGAGCTGCAGGCCACGGAGGACGCCAAGCTGCGTCTGGAGGTCAACATGCAGGCCATGAAGGCCCAGTACGAGAGAGACCTGCAGGGGCGAGACGACCAGAACGACGAGAAGAAAAGGGCGCTTGTCAAACAG GTGCGTGAGATGGAGGCAGAGCTGGAGGATGAGAGGAAGCAGAGAGCCCTGGCCGTGGCTGCTAAGAAGAAGCTGGAGATGGACCTGATGGACATGATGGGACAGATAGAAGGCGCCAACAAGGCCCGTGACGAGGCCATCAAGCAGCTACGCAAATTGCAG TCCCAGATGAAAGACTACCAGAGGGAGTTGGAGGACGCCCGGGCCTCTCGGGACGAGATATTCTCCCAATCCAAGGAGAACGAGAAGAAGCTGAAGAGCCTGGAGGCCGAGGTTCTCCAGCTGCATGAG GACCTGGCAGCGTCAGAGAGGGCGCGGCGCCACGCAGAGCAGGAACGGGATGAGCTAGCGGACGAGATCTCCAACAGCACCTCGGGCAAGTCTGCCTTGATGGATGAGAAAAGGAGGCTGGAGGCTCGCATTGCTCAGCTGGAGGAGGAACTAGAGGAGGAACAGGGCAACATGGAGCTGCTCAATGACCGCTTCCGCAAGACCACCATGCAG GTGGACACCCTGACCCTGGAGCTTGTGGCAGAGCGCGGCATGGCCCAGAAGAGTGAGAATGCGCGCCAGCAGCTGGAGAGGCAGAACAAGGACTTGCGGGCCAAGCTGGGCGAGCTGGAGGGCTCTGTGAAGAGCCGTTTCAAGGCCTCCATCACCGCCCTGGAGGCCAAGATACTGCAGCTGGAGGAGCAGCTGGAGCAGGAGGCTAA GGAGCGAGCAGCGGCCAATAAGCTTGTGAGACGGACAGAGAAGAAGCTGAAGGAGGTGTGCATGCAGGTGGAGGACGAGCGCCGCCATTCCGACCAGTACAAGGAACAG ATGGAGAAGGCCAACTCTCGCATGAAGCAGCTGAAGAGGCAGCTtgaggaggctgaggaggaggcCACACGTGCCAACGCCTACCGCAGGAAGCTGCAGAGGGAGCTGGACGATGCCACTGAGGCCAGCGAGGGTCTCAGCCGTGAGGTCAACACACTCAAGAGCCGCCTCAG GCGTGGAGGCCCCATCAGTTTCTCCTCCAGCCGCTCAGGCAGGCGTCAGCTGCAAGTGGAGGGAACATCGCTCGACCTCCTATCCGACGATGAGGTGGAAAACAAGCCCACGGACGCCAATGCCAACGAGACGCCAGCAGCTCCCCAACCAGAGTAG
- the LOC115200545 gene encoding myosin-10-like isoform X2: MAHRSGQEDPERYLFVDRAVVYNPATQADWTAKKVVWIPSERHGFEAASIKEERGDEVVVELSENGKKAVVNKDDIQKMNPPKFSKVEDMAELTCLNEASVLHNLKDRYYSGLIYTYSGLFCVVINPYKNLPIYSENIIEMYRGKKRHEMPPHIYAISESAYRCMLQDREDQSILCTGESGAGKTENTKKVIQYLAHVASSHKGRKDHNIPGELERQLLQANPILESFGNAKTVKNDNSSRFGKFIRVNFDVTGYIVGANIETYLLEKSRAVRQAKDERTFHVFYQLLAGAGEHLKTDLLLEGFNNYRFLSNGNITIPGQQDKDNFQETMDAMHIMSFSHEEIVCMLKVVSAVLQFGNVVFKKERNTDQASMPENTVAQKLCHLLGLNVMEFTRAILSPRIKVGRDYVQKAQTKEQADFAVEALAKATYERLFRWLVHRINKALDRTKRQGASFIGILDIAGFEIFELNSFEQMCINYTNEKLQQLFNHTMFILEQEEYQREGIEWSFIDFGLDLQPCIDLIERPTNPPGVLALLDEECWFPKATDKTFVDKVLQEQGTHPKFQKPRQLKDKADFCIIHYAGRVDYKADEWLMKNMDPLNDNVATLLNQSTDKFVAELWKDDIQTFQRASFYDKASGLLEPPVDRIVGLDQVAGMNETAFGAAYKTKKGMFRTVGQLYKESLTKLMATLRNTNPNFVRCIIPNHEKRAGKLDPHLVLDQLRCNGVLEGIRICRQGFPNRIIFQEFRQRYEILTPNAIPKGFMDGKQACERMIRALELDPNLFRIGQSKIFFRAGVLAHLEEERDLKITDIIIYFQSVCRGYLARKAFAKKQQQLNCLKVLQRNCSAYLKLKHWQWWRLFTKVKPLLQVTRQEEEMQAKDDELVKVKEKQTKVEGELVEMERKHSQLIEEKNILAEQLQAETELFAEAEEMRARLAAKKQELEEILHDLESRVEEEEERTQGLQSEKKKMQSHIQDLEEQLDEEEAARQKLQLEKVTAEAKMKKFEEDILLLEDQNSKFLKEKKLLDDRVNEMMSQLTEEEEKAKNLGKTKNKQEVMMVDLEERLKKEEKTRQELEKAKRKLDGETTDLQDQIAELQAQIEELKVQLAKKEEELQAIQARGDEEVTQKNNALKQVRELQAHLVELQEDLESEKVSRNKAEKLKRDLSEELEALKTELEDTLDTTAAQQELRTKREQEVTELKKAIDEEAKNHEAQIQEMRQRHSTALEELSEQLEQAKRFKVNLEKNKQSTESANKELVSEVKGLQQAKTESEHKKKKLEAQLQEFMARVTEGEKGKGELADRSHKLQTELDSVSALLEDAERKGIKLVKDTAVLESALQDTQELLQEETRQKLNMSSHIRQLEEEKSTLQEQQEEDEVARRNLEKQLCTLQAQLVETKKKLEDDVGMVEGLEEVKRKLQKDMELATLRLEEKGIAFEKMEKTKTRLQQELDDLMVDLDHQRTIVSNLEKKQKKFDQLLAEEKNISARYAEERDKAEAEAREKETKSLSLARALDEALEAKEEFERLNKQLRSEMEDLMSSKDDVGKNVHELEKSKRTLDQQLEEMRTQLEELEDELQATEDAKLRLEVNMQAMKAQYERDLQGRDDQNDEKKRALVKQVREMEAELEDERKQRALAVAAKKKLEMDLMDMMGQIEGANKARDEAIKQLRKLQSQMKDYQRELEDARASRDEIFSQSKENEKKLKSLEAEVLQLHEDLAASERARRHAEQERDELADEISNSTSGKSALMDEKRRLEARIAQLEEELEEEQGNMELLNDRFRKTTMQVDTLTLELVAERGMAQKSENARQQLERQNKDLRAKLGELEGSVKSRFKASITALEAKILQLEEQLEQEAKERAAANKLVRRTEKKLKEVCMQVEDERRHSDQYKEQMEKANSRMKQLKRQLEEAEEEATRANAYRRKLQRELDDATEASEGLSREVNTLKSRLRRGGPISFSSSRSGRRQLQVEGTSLDLLSDDEVENKPTDANANETPAAPQPE; encoded by the exons ATCGCGAAGACCAATCAATCCTTTGCAC AGGCGAGTCGGGTGCCGGCAAGACAGAAAACACCAAAAAGGTCATCCAGTACCTGGCCCACGTCGCCTCGTCACACAAAGGACGCAAAGACCACAACATTCCT GGCGAGCTGGAACGGCAGCTTCTGCAAGCCAACCCCATCCTTGAATCCTTTGGCAATGCCAAGACGGTGAAAAACGACAACTCGTCACGTTTC GGCAAGTTCATCAGAGTCAACTTTGACGTGACCGGCTACATTGTTGGGGCCAACATCGAGACCT ACCTCCTGGAGAAGTCCAGGGCCGTTCGCCAGGCCAAAGACGAGAGGACCTTCCATGTCTTCTACCAGCTTCTGGCAGGAGCCGGGGAGCACCTCAAAA ctgACCTGCTCCTGGAGGGCTTCAACAACTACCGCTTCCTGTCCAACGGCAACATCACCATCCCTGGCCAGCAGGACAAGGACAACTTCCAGGAGACCATGGATGCCATGCACATCATGAGCTTCTCCCATGAAGAGATCGTAT GCATGCTGAAGGTGGTGTCTGCAGTACTACAGTTTGGTAACGTTGTCTTCAAGAAGGAGAGGAACACAGACCAGGCCTCCATGCCTGAGAACACAG tGGCTCAGAAGCTGTGTCACCTGCTGGGGCTGAATGTGATGGAGTTTACCAGGGCCATTCTGTCCCCCCGCATCAAAGTGGGCCGAGACTACGTCCAGAAGGCCCAGACCAAAGAACAG GCTGACTTTGCAGTGGAAGCCCTGGCCAAGGCCACATATGAGCGTCTGTTCCGCTGGCTCGTCCACCGCATCAACAAGGCCCTGGACAGGACCAAGAGACAGGGAGCCTCCTTCATCGGCATCCTGGACATCGCTGGCTTTGAGATCTTTGAG CTGAACTCATTTGAGCAGATGTGCATCAACTACACCAACGAGAAGCTGCAGCAGCTGTTCAACCACACCATGTTCATCCTGGAGCAGGAGGAGTACCAGAGGGAGGGCATCGAGTGGAGCTTCATCGACTTCGGCCTGGACCTGCAGCCCTGCATCGACCTCATTGAGAGACCG ACCAACCCTCCAGGAGTTCTGGCCCTGTTGGATGAGGAGTGCTGGTTCCCCAAGGCCACTGATAAGACATTTGTAGACAAGGTGCTCCAGGAGCAGGGCACCCACCCCAAGTTCCAGAAACCCCGGCAGCTGAAGGACAAAGCCGATTTCTGCATCATTCACTACGCTGGCAGG gtGGACTACAAGGCTGACGAGTGGCTGATGAAGAACATGGACCCTCTGAACGACAACGTGGCCACGCTGCTCAACCAGTCCACTGACAAGTTTGTGGCTGAGCTCTGGAAGGACG ACATTCAGACCTTTCAGAGAGCCTCTTTCTATGACAAGGCCTCTGGTCTCCTTGAGCCTCCAG TGGACCGTATCGTGGGTCTGGACCAGGTAGCAGGGATGAACGAGACGGCCTTCGGCGCAGCCTATAAGACCAAGAAGGGCATGTTCCGTACGGTGGGCCAGCTCTACAAGGAGTCTCTCACCAAGCTCATGGCCACTCTGAGGAACACCAACCCCAACTTTGTCCGCTGCATCATCCCCAACCACGAGAAGAGG gcTGGTAAGCTCGACCCCCACCTGGTTCTGGACCAGCTGAGGTGTAATGGTGTTCTGGAGGGGATCCGTATCTGCAGACAGGGCTTCCCCAACCGTATCATCTTCCAGGAGTTCAGACAGAG GTATGAGATCCTCACCCCCAACGCCATCCCCAAGGGCTTCATGGATGGCAAGCAAGCCTGTGAGAGAATG ATCCGAGCCTTGGAGTTGGATCCTAACCTGTTCAGGATTGGTCAGAGTAAGATCTTCTTCAGGGCTGGAGTCTTGGCCcacctggaggaggagagagacctgaagatcactgacatcatcatcTACTTCCAGTCTGTCTGCCGGGGATACCTGGCCCGCAA GGCGTTTGCTAAGAAGCAGCAGCAACTGAATTGTCTGAAGGTGCTTCAGAGGAACTGTTCTGCCTACCTTAAGCTGAAGCATTGGCAGTGGTGGAGACTCTTTACCAAG GTCAAGCCCCTGCTGCAGGTGACcaggcaggaggaggagatgcAGGCCAAGGACGATGAGCTTGTCAAGGTGAAGGAGAAGCAGACCAAGGTGGAGGGAGAactggtggagatggagagaaagcacTCACAG CTGATTGAGGAGAAGAACATCCTAGCAGAGCAGCTGCAGGCTGAGACGGAGCTGTTTGCCGAGGCTGAGGAGATGAGAGCCCGTCTGGCCGCTAAGaagcaggagctggaggagatccTTCATGACCTGGAGTctagagtggaggaggaggaggagaggacccaGGGCCTGCAAAGTGAGAAGAAGAAGATGCAGTCTCACATCCAG GACCTGGAGGAGCAGTTGGATGAGGAGGAGGCTGCCAGGCAGAAGCTGCAGCTGGAAAAGGTGACAGCCGAGGCCAAGATGAAGAAATTTGAGGAGGACATCTTGCTCCTGGAGGACCAGAACTCCAAGTTCCTAAAG GAGAAGAAGCTCCTGGATGACCGTGTGAATGAGATGATGTCCCAGctgactgaggaggaggagaaggccaAGAACCTGGGCAAGACAAAGAACAAGCAGGAGGTGATGATGGTGGACCTGGAAG AGCGTttgaagaaggaggagaagactcGTCAGGAGCTGGAGAAGGCCAAGAGGAAGCTGGATGGAGAGACCACAGACCTGCAGGACCAGATAGCTGAGCTGCAGGCCCAGATAGAGGAGCTCAAGGTGCAGCTGGCCAAGAAGGAGGAGGAGCTGCAGGCTATACAGGccag gggagaCGAGGAGGTGACACAGAAGAACAACGCCCTGAAGCAGGTACGGGAGCTACAGGCCCATTTGGTAGAGCTGCAGGAAGACCTGGAATCAGAGAAGGTCTCCAGGAACAAGGCTGAGAAGCTCAAGAGAGATCTGAGTGAGGAGCTGGAGGCCTTAAAGACTGAGCTGGAGGACACCCTGGACACCACCGCAGCCCAGCAGGAGCTCAGGACCAAGCGTGAGCAGGAGGTGACGGAGCTGAAGAAGGCCATCGACGAGGAGGCCAAGAACCACGAGGCCCAGATCCAGGAGATGAGACAGAGACACTCCACGGCCCTGGAGGAGCTGTCCGAGCAGCTAGAGCAGGCCAAAAGG TTCAAGGTCAACCTGGAGAAGAACAAGCAGAGCACAGAGAGTGCCAACAAGGAGCTGGTCAGTGAGGTAAAGGGGCTGCAGCAGGCCAAGACTGAGTCAGAACACAAGAAGAAGAAGCTAGAGGCCCAGCTCCAGGAGTTCATGGCCCGGgtcacagagggagagaagggcaagGGAGAGCTGGCCGACCGCTCCCACAAACTACAG ACGGAGCTGGATAGTGTGTCTGCTCTGCTGGAAGATGCAGAGAGGAAGGGAATCAAGCTGGTTAAAGACACCGCTGTCCTGGAGAGCGCTTTGCAGGACACACAG gagctTCTCCAGGAAGAGACGCGTCAGAAGCTGAACATGAGCAGTCATATCCGCCAGCTTGAGGAGGAGAAGAGCACCCtgcaggagcagcaggaggaggatgaGGTGGCGCGCAGAAACCTGGAGAAACAGCTGTGCACACTGCAGGCCCAG CTGGTTGAGACCAAGAAGAAGCTGGAGGATGACGTGGGGATGGTGGAGGGTctggaggaggtgaagaggaagCTGCAGAAGGACATGGAGCTGGCCACACTGAGGCTGGAGGAGAAGGGCATCGCCTTTGAGAAGATGGAGAAGACCAAGACCCGCCTGCAGCAGGAGCTGGACGACCTCATGGTGGATCTGGACCACCAGAGAACCATTGTCTCCAACCtggagaagaagcagaagaagttTGACCAG CTGCTGGCTGAGGAGAAGAACATCTCTGCACGCTACGCTGAGGAGAGGGACAAGGCTGAGGCGGAGGCCAgggagaaggagaccaagtcccTGTCTCTGGCCCGGGCTCTGGATGAGGCTCTGGAGGCCAAGGAGGAGTTTGAGAGACTCAACAAGCAGCTGAGGAGTGAGATGGAGGACCTGATGAGCTCCAAGGACGACGTGGGCAAGAAC GTCCATGAGTTGGAGAAGTCCAAGAGGACTCTGGATCAGCAGCTGGAGGAGATGAGGACTCagctggaggagctggaggacGAGCTGCAGGCCACGGAGGACGCCAAGCTGCGTCTGGAGGTCAACATGCAGGCCATGAAGGCCCAGTACGAGAGAGACCTGCAGGGGCGAGACGACCAGAACGACGAGAAGAAAAGGGCGCTTGTCAAACAG GTGCGTGAGATGGAGGCAGAGCTGGAGGATGAGAGGAAGCAGAGAGCCCTGGCCGTGGCTGCTAAGAAGAAGCTGGAGATGGACCTGATGGACATGATGGGACAGATAGAAGGCGCCAACAAGGCCCGTGACGAGGCCATCAAGCAGCTACGCAAATTGCAG TCCCAGATGAAAGACTACCAGAGGGAGTTGGAGGACGCCCGGGCCTCTCGGGACGAGATATTCTCCCAATCCAAGGAGAACGAGAAGAAGCTGAAGAGCCTGGAGGCCGAGGTTCTCCAGCTGCATGAG GACCTGGCAGCGTCAGAGAGGGCGCGGCGCCACGCAGAGCAGGAACGGGATGAGCTAGCGGACGAGATCTCCAACAGCACCTCGGGCAAGTCTGCCTTGATGGATGAGAAAAGGAGGCTGGAGGCTCGCATTGCTCAGCTGGAGGAGGAACTAGAGGAGGAACAGGGCAACATGGAGCTGCTCAATGACCGCTTCCGCAAGACCACCATGCAG GTGGACACCCTGACCCTGGAGCTTGTGGCAGAGCGCGGCATGGCCCAGAAGAGTGAGAATGCGCGCCAGCAGCTGGAGAGGCAGAACAAGGACTTGCGGGCCAAGCTGGGCGAGCTGGAGGGCTCTGTGAAGAGCCGTTTCAAGGCCTCCATCACCGCCCTGGAGGCCAAGATACTGCAGCTGGAGGAGCAGCTGGAGCAGGAGGCTAA GGAGCGAGCAGCGGCCAATAAGCTTGTGAGACGGACAGAGAAGAAGCTGAAGGAGGTGTGCATGCAGGTGGAGGACGAGCGCCGCCATTCCGACCAGTACAAGGAACAG ATGGAGAAGGCCAACTCTCGCATGAAGCAGCTGAAGAGGCAGCTtgaggaggctgaggaggaggcCACACGTGCCAACGCCTACCGCAGGAAGCTGCAGAGGGAGCTGGACGATGCCACTGAGGCCAGCGAGGGTCTCAGCCGTGAGGTCAACACACTCAAGAGCCGCCTCAG GCGTGGAGGCCCCATCAGTTTCTCCTCCAGCCGCTCAGGCAGGCGTCAGCTGCAAGTGGAGGGAACATCGCTCGACCTCCTATCCGACGATGAGGTGGAAAACAAGCCCACGGACGCCAATGCCAACGAGACGCCAGCAGCTCCCCAACCAGAGTAG